A DNA window from Trichomycterus rosablanca isolate fTriRos1 chromosome 9, fTriRos1.hap1, whole genome shotgun sequence contains the following coding sequences:
- the slc30a2 gene encoding zinc transporter 2, which translates to MEQSLNSEKSQLINERTRQMYSLKLKSEFSGSKERNTGQVFGNGDTAVAIELKRPVEGHCHKNKTCWEENYDKMKAKKKLYIASIVCLVFMVGEVIGGYLAHSLAIMTDAAHLLTDFCSMMVSLFSLWLSSRPPTKTMNFGWHRSEILGALISAISIWIVTGVLVYLAIERIVKNDYDIQGQVMLLTSGCAVVVNIIMAYILHYPTTRHGQDSDYHKIDENGKSSVGHGHSHSFLCSHGNTSIRAAFIHVLGDLLQSLGVMVAAIIIYIWPEYKVADPICTFLFSLFVLGTTITILRDVFCILMEGTPKEIKFNSVKDVLLSVKSVKAMHSLHLWSLTVGRTLVSVHVAVEENAEPQSVLKEATDLLQTKFGFYSTTVQIEPYSEDMAYCTLCQDPKD; encoded by the exons tGAATTTTCTGGTTCCAAAGAAAGGAACACTGGCCAGGTGTTTGGAAATGGGGACACTGCTGTGGCCATTGAGTTAAAGAGGCCAGTTGAAGGCCACTGCCACAAAAACAAAACCTGCTGGGAAGAGAATTACGATAAGATGAAGGCTAAAAAGAAGCTGTACATTGCCTCTATAGTCTGCCTGGTCTTCATGGTTGGAGAAGTCATTG GTGGTTACCTTGCCCACAGCTTAGCTATCATGACAGATGCTGCCCATCTGCTCACTGACTTCTGCAGCATGATGGTAAGTCTTTTCTCCCTGTGGCTCTCCTCCAGACCTCCCACCAAGACCATGAACTTTGGTTGGCACAGATCAG AGATTTTAGGAGCACTAATATCTGCAATATCAATCTGGATAGTTACTGGAGTGTTGGTGTACCTTGCTATTGAgagaattgtaaaaaatgaTTATGACATTCAGGGACAAGTAATGCTGCTTACATCAGGATGTGCTGTTGTGGTTAACATCAT AATGGCATACATACTTCACTATCCCACCACTCGTCATGGGCAGGACTCGGACTATCACAAAATCGACGAAAATGGAAAAAGCTCTGTGGGCCATGGCCATTCCCATAGCTTTCTTTGTAGCCATGGAAACACCAGCATCAGGGCGGCCTTTATTCATGTTTTGGGTGACCTTTTACAAAGTCTTGGGGTAATGGTTGCTGCTATCATCATCTACATATGG CCTGAATATAAAGTAGCTGATCCAATTTGCACCTTCCTGTTCTCCCTGTTTGTCTTGGGGACTACCATCACCATCCTCAGAGATGTTTTCTGTATTCTCATGGAGG GTACACCCAAAGAGATTAAATTTAACTCTGTGAAGGATGTACTACTCTCAGTGAAATCTGTAAAGGCCATGCATAGTCTGCATTTGTGGTCCCTGACTGTTGGACGTACCCTGGTTTCTGTACATGTGGCTGTTG AGGAAAATGCGGAGCCGCAGAGTGTACTAAAGGAAGCAACAGATCTCCTGCAGACCAAGTTTGGCTTCTACAGCACCACCGTTCAAATAGAGCCCTACTCTGAAGACATGGCCTACTGTACCCTGTGCCAAGACCCCAAGGACTAA